Sequence from the Epinephelus moara isolate mb chromosome 19, YSFRI_EMoa_1.0, whole genome shotgun sequence genome:
TACTGTTCAGGCTTCCGTTAGCTTTGAAGGTGCTGTCGCTGTGACCGTTGATATAATAGGATGATGGCTTGTCAAATCTGGGTTCGctcttgtttattttgttagctttgTCAACTGCATTTGAGGTGGACTTATCTTTGTTTTCCAGCAGGTCAAGGAGGACATCAGGCTTCGACTGGATATCTGTGGAGGGAGACGGGGGTTCGCTGCTGAAGACGTCCATGGAGCGCAACAGAGCATCCATCTGCAGGATCTCTACCTCGTCTGTGCTGTCAGGTTTCATAAGAGCTGTAGACCCCATGATGTCCTCCAATGGCTCCGGGGGCATGGGgaacacagaggaagagatcaGGGGAAGGGTAAGTGCCTGGCAGCCACCAATAGTTGGGAGGGAGATGGCATTCTTGAGCACCGGAGAAGGGGTCTCTGCAAAGGAAGCATCGCCAGTGCTGTTAGCTCTCAGAAACTCACTTTGGATGCCATACTGAGGGTGGACGTCTGCTTTTCCAGGTAGGAGTTCATACTTCCCTTGGAGGAAAGACATGTCTCCGAAGGCATCTCTCTCTCCGCCCTTGCCAATGTGGATGGTGTGGCGAAAGTCACCAAGCGGTGGACTGATCATGTCTGGGGACAAAATATCTCTGAGGCGACATTTCTTTCCCTTCTTACTATTGGTGGGTTTCAGGTATATGGGTGCTTTTGCAGGCATGGCTGTAACTGCGGGAGAGATCTCAGATATGCAGGATAGAAAAGTCGGAAATGCTCTACGAGTTCTGGACCCTGTAGTTCCCCCCGGGAGGAGCTCCAGTTACATTCTCAGTAACACACCGGTCAGACAGGACTCCAAAAATATTTTCTGCAATTGCGGCATCGATCAAGAAATGGGATTCCAAGCAGGACTGGTGATGTCTGCCGGTACAGAAAGGTCAAATGGCCGCTTTCCTGAAACCAGAGACAAATAGAGAATATGTcagcatttctttttaaaacatgagctcaacactgacacatttccTGAAGGTTCCCGTCCTGCCTTCCAGAAACAGAAATCTGGTCAGCAATACAAGTCCCACAAACaaagtgcaagaaaaaaaatcttatccTCATCTTGCATCTGGCAAGCTGAGAGGCCAGAGCAAAGGAGGATGAGGCTTTTTGCTGCTCTATTCACATTTCCACACATGAGCCTCCGTTGGCCTCCACAGCTCTGGATGTGCTAATGTGGAACAGCTGGACCGCAGATTGGGAGAGGAGAAGCAAAGCGGGACTTTAGGAGGATCAGAGAAGGGCAGCCTGTTTTAGGACCGAGCTACTGCTCAGACATGCACAGAGATAGACAGAGATGGACAcgagggggagaggaggggagggaaggggTTTAAGGGTTTTCAAGGGATTGTGTGAAAAAGATAGAGAGAGGGATTACAGAGCAAGTGGATCTTAAGAAAGAAGGTGATGCAGATTGTGAATTGATTTGGCTTTGATGGGCAGAGAGTTTAATAAGGGCTGAGATACCAGCTCGGTTGCACAATACATCAGGATGGGTAAACATTATTAAGGGGGTATTGGATTTGATAAAAGGTGCCTGATTGCATGCTGCCTTCTCAGACCTTTTTCATTACAAATCCAACCCCACGTTGGCAGCCGGCTTAGTGTGGCATCAACTCGGTAAAAAGAGGAGAGAATCAGTTTGACCGTTTGAAATGACATAGCAACCAAGGAGAAAGGGGAAAAACACTCCGTGGAGGAAGGGagttgacagtgtgtgtgtgtatgtgatgggGGGGTGGGAGAGAGCACCAGTGAGGAGAGAGCTTGCCCATTTATAGACATATTTACTTATGAGAGGTCTGTCAGCAGTGACCGTCTAACAGAGTGCACCGCCGCACAAAGTGCCTGAGCGGTCAAGTccaccccaaaaaaaaaaaacgtttcaCCGAGAAAACATCCACATTCCTGCTGCAACCGACTCCATAGAGACAAACTGCATCAGCCTTATCAGAGACactttaagtaggctatgtttATTCAGCAGGCACATTAGTGTGGagccagagagacagacactTGCTGCGTATTTGAATCCAAATAGCAGGCTGGAAACCATTTCACTGACATCCACTTTCAACATGGATTCTTGTGTTTCCAACCTGTTTGATGAAGTGCAGAGTCTGCGTTACAGTGTGAGAGTCACCACTTCAACAAACTGTATAGGATGTGAAGTACAAGGTGAAATCTTCTCACTTCAGGGGATGCCATTACAACACAAATAAACCTGTCACCCAACAAGCACCATGGGGCTATATATAGCCATGACAAACACGGAGGGATGCAaaacatgtgtgagtgtgttgaatGGCAACACCGCTCTCTCCGAGGGTCCTTGTGTATTCGA
This genomic interval carries:
- the cdc42ep3 gene encoding cdc42 effector protein 3; the encoded protein is MPAKAPIYLKPTNSKKGKKCRLRDILSPDMISPPLGDFRHTIHIGKGGERDAFGDMSFLQGKYELLPGKADVHPQYGIQSEFLRANSTGDASFAETPSPVLKNAISLPTIGGCQALTLPLISSSVFPMPPEPLEDIMGSTALMKPDSTDEVEILQMDALLRSMDVFSSEPPSPSTDIQSKPDVLLDLLENKDKSTSNAVDKANKINKSEPRFDKPSSYYINGHSDSTFKANGSLNSNVSSDSFDSFSGKGDFQNKMCNGSRSLNGNSNCNGYGHFNNDVTLGFKQELSKCNGEWVDRDSGVEEGRICDFEFEFTKEKSTSHDSLAQITGSFLSLELDLGPSILDDVLNIMDKPAVKSRP